In Hevea brasiliensis isolate MT/VB/25A 57/8 chromosome 13, ASM3005281v1, whole genome shotgun sequence, a single genomic region encodes these proteins:
- the LOC110649821 gene encoding heparanase-like protein 3 yields MGSQIWLRGLCFLVCIFTCSFFSVSSQTVAGNGSVEGTVFIDGKTSIGKIDKDFICATLDWWPPEKCDYGTCSWDHASLINLDLNSNILLNAIKAFSPLKIRLGGSLQDKVMYDTDDNKEPCKQFVKNTTEMFGFTQGCLPMYRWDELNAFFNKSGAKIIFGLNALAGRSIHSDGSATGAWNYTNAESLISYTVKKNYSIHGWELGNELSGNGVGTRIVANQYAADTISLYKIVQNIYNGAENKPLIIAPGGFFDASWFKEFIDKTGNSVDVVTHHIYNLGPGVDEHLVEKILDPSYLDGEANTFRGLQNTLKSSATSATAWVGEAGGAYNSGRNHVSNAFVYSFWYLDQLGMASAYDTKTYCRQSLIGGNYGLLNTTTFVPNPDYYSALLWNRLMGRNVLSMNFSGTKKIRAYAHCAKESKGITLLLINLDNRTTVEVKVAFNSTRTLHHPKKNHRWKFHKRGIQGSESNTREEYHLTAKDGNLHSQTMLLNGNILTVNSAGDIPVLDPLNVNLSKPIMVAPFSVVFAHLPYVVPACN; encoded by the exons ATGGGTTCTCAGATTTGGCTAAGAGGGTTGTGTTTTTTGGTGTGCATCTTTACCTGCAGCTTCTTTTCTGTGAGTTCACAAACCGTAGCTGGAAATGGTAGTGTAGAAGGAACTGTTTTTATAGATGGGAAAACTTCCATTGGAAAGATTGATAAAGATTTCATTTGTGCTACTTTGGATTGGTGGCCTCCTGAGAAATGTGACTACGGGACTTGCAGCTGGGACCATGCTTCTCTCATTAATCTG GATCTTAACAGCAATATTTTGTTAAATGCCATAAAGG CTTTTTCACCATTGAAGATCAGATTGGGGGGTTCTTTGCAAGACAAGGTCATGTATGACACTGATGATAATAAGGAACCCTGCAAGCAATTTGTTAAAAATACCACTGAGATGTTTGGTTTCACCCAGGGATGCTTGCCTATGTATAGATGGGACGAATTAAACGCCTTTTTCAATAAATCAGG GGCTAAAATTATATTTGGATTAAATGCTCTCGCCGGGCGGTCCATACATTCTGATGGTTCTGCAACAGGAGCTTGGAACTATACCAATGCTGAATCTCTTATAAGTTATACTGTCAAAAAGAACTATTCTATTCATGGTTGGGAGCTTG GAAATGAATTGAGTGGGAATGGAGTTGGAACAAGAATAGTAGCAAATCAATATGCTGCTGACACGATCTCCCTGTATAAGATAGTGCAAAATATTTACAATGGAGCTGAAAATAAGCCCCTAATTATAGCACCTGGAGGATTCTTTGATGCAAGTTGGTTCAAAGAATTCATCGATAAAACAGGAAATTCAGTAGATGTGGTCACCCATCACATATACAATCTCGGTCCAG GAGTTGATGAACATCTAGTTGAAAAGATTCTTGATCCGTCTTATCTTGATGGTGAGGCTAATACTTTCAGAGGCCTCCAAAATACCCTCAAGAGTTCTGCAACATCAGCAACTGCCTGGGTTGGTGAGGCAGGAGGGGCTTACAACAGTGGCAGGAACCATGTATCCAATGCTTTTGTTTATAGTTTCTG GTACCTGGATCAGCTTGGTATGGCATCAGCTTATGATACAAAAACATACTGCAGGCAGTCTTTGATCGGCGGAAATTATGGTTTACTCAACACAACTACTTTTGTGCCAAATCCGGACTACTACAG TGCTCTTCTCTGGAACCGATTGATGGGTAGAAATGTTCTGTCGATGAACTTTTCTGGGACAAAAAAGATACGTGcttatgctcattgtgcaaaagAATCA AAGGGAATCACATTACTGCTAATCAATCTAGACAACCGCACAACTGTTGAAGTCAAGGTCGCATTTAACAGTACGAGGACATTGCATCATCCAAAAAAGAATCATAGGTGGAAATTTCACAAGAGAGGAATACAAGGTTCTGAAAGTAACACAAGAGAGGAATACCATCTAACAGCAAAAGATGGAAATTTACACAGCCAAACTATGCTACTTAATGGGAACATTTTAACTGTAAATTCAGCTGGGGACATACCTGTCTTGGATCCTCTGAATGTAAATTTATCAAAGCCAATAATGGTTGCACCTTTCTCTGTTGTATTTGCACACTTGCCATATGTTGTCCCTGCTTGCAACTAG
- the LOC110649822 gene encoding probable anion transporter 6, chloroplastic, translated as MANFALKAHGCCFLSHTTNTHTSFLNVKPQNLHLFPSKRSLKFRVVCSVKEKENVEKSERVSDVITGLRVDGLEQRSSTTDPGLQSGNAGGSREVGFDLNCPPWNNIPQRYKLIGTASLAFVICNMDKVNLSVAIIPMSHQFGWNASVAGLVQSSFFWGYALSQLPGGWLAKIFGGRKVLEIGVLTWSLATAFLPSLAGFMPGLVLSRILVGIGEGVSPSAATDLIARSIPLEERSRAVAFVFGGLSIGSVTGLLLAPPLIQNFGWESVFYIFGFLGLAWFLIFQFLKEEQASYASVPSSRPQSINLDKSWNTSLAELGDSLKEIPWNAFFQSKAVWAMIYAHFCGSWGHYTCLSWLPSYFSEELNLNLTEAAWVSILPPLASIFVTSIAAQLADNLIANGVETTTVRKTCQAVAFLSPAVCMTLSSVDLGLPPWEIVGILTGGLALSSFALSGLYCTHQDISPEYASILLGITNTVGAIPGIVGVALTGYLLDTTHSWSMSLFAPSIFFYLTGTVVWLVFASSKPQNFSNRD; from the exons ATGGCAAACTTTGCTCTGAAAGCACACGGCTGTTGCTTTCTCTCTCACACCACAAACACACATACTTCGTTTCTCAACGTCAAGCCCCAAAACTTGCATTTATTTCCCTCCAAGCGCAGCTTGAAATTCAGGGTTGTGTGTAGCGTTAAAGAGAAAGAGAATGTCGAGAAAAGCGAGAGGGTCTCTGATGTTATCACTGGACTCCGAGTGGACGGATTGGAGCAGAGGAGTTCAACTACGGATCCTGGGCTTCAATCAGGAAATGCTGGTGGCTCTAGAGAAGTGGGTTTTGATTTGAATTGCCCGCCATGGAATAATATTCCTCAGAGATATAAACTTATTGGCACTGCTTCACTTGCCTTTGTTATTTGTAATATGGACAAG GTAAATTTGAGTGTTGCAATTATTCCAATGTCTCACCAGTTTGGGTGGAACGCATCTGTGGCTGGCCTGGTGCAATCATCCTTCTTTTGGGGATATGCATTGAGTCAATTACCAGGAGGTTGGTTAGCCAAGATATTTGGGGGCAG GAAAGTTCTTGAAATTGGTGTGTTGACTTGGTCATTGGCGACTGCATTTCTTCCATCACTTGCTGGTTTTATGCCTGGACTTGTCTTGTCAAGGATTTTG GTTGGAATAGGAGAAGGTGTTTCCCCATCAGCTGCAACTGACCTTATTGCCAG ATCAATACCTTTGGAAGAGCGCTCACGGGCTGTAGCATTTGTCTTTGGTGGACTGAGTATAGGAAGTGTCACAGG GCTTCTTTTGGCTCCTCCCCTCATTCAAAATTTTGGTTGGGAATCTGTATTTTACATTTTTGGCTTTCTTGGATTAGCTTG GTTTTTGATATTTCAGTTTCTTAAAGAGGAACAAGCTTCATATGCTTCTGTACCCTCATCAA GGCCCCAGTCTATCAATTTGGATAAATCATGGAATACTTCTCTTGCAGAATTGGGTGATTCACTGAAG GAAATACCATGGAATGCATTTTTCCAGAGTAAAGCCGTGTGGGCTATGATATATGCTCATTTTTGTGGAAGCTGGGGTCACTATACTTGTTTATCTTGGCTTCCTTCTTATTTTAG TGAGGAGCTGAACTTAAATTTGACAGAAGCTGCATGG GTTTCCATTCTTCCTCCTTTGGCTTCAATTTTCGTAACTAGCATTGCTGCACAGCTTGCTGACAACTTAATTGCCAATGGAGTTGAAACAACTACG GTGCGAAAGACTTGCCAAGCAGTTGCCTTTTTGTCTCCTGCCGTTTGCATGACTCTCTCCTCTGTAGATCTAGGGCTGCCCCCTTGGGAAATTGTGGGGATTCTAACCGGTGGCTTGGCCCTCTCAAGCTTTGCCCTGTCTG GACTATATTGCACGCATCAAGATATATCTCCTGAATATGCAAGTATACTGTTG GGTATTACAAACACTGTTGGAGCAATACCTGGGATTGTTGGTGTTGCCTTGACTGGTTATCTTCTTGACACAACCCATTCATGGAGT ATGTCATTGTTTGCGCCATCAATCTTTTTCTACTTGACTGGTACGGTTGTATGGTTGGTATTTGCAAGCAGTAAGCCTCAAAACTTTTCCAACAGAGATTAA